The window TTTCCTTCTATTAAAGGCTTCTACTTGTTCACCCACTACCTGTGTCATATTAGATATTGTTTGACGTGTGTAATGATGGCCATACATTTTCTCGATTAAATCTGCAATTTCCGACATGGTCACGCCTTTTTGAAACATGTGAATGACAAATTGTAACCGTCAAGTAGAATTGAGCAGTTTTCACAAATTAAGTTTGATCAATTTTCCACAATTAAGTTTGAGCACTTACTTCGGGAAACAAAGTCTTTCTGTACTTCATACGCATACTTTCTTCGTCTTCTCCGAAGGAAATCACCTCACTTCGATGTAGAAGGCGATCCAATATAGCGGTTGTCAGTGAGGTATCTCCTAAAAATTTACCCCATTCATTTGGACCCTTATTCGAAGTTAATATAAATGCGGTTTTATCATACATGTCATATATAAACTGGAAAAACAGGCTTGCTTCCTTTGGATCTACAGTCATATACATAACATCATCAATAATTATTAAATCTGATGTTGTAATACGTTTATAGCGTGTCTTTGATTTACTAACGTAATCACTGCTTTTTAAAATATATATTAGTTCTCCCATTGAAACGAAGGTCACTTGATATCCATGTTCAATAGCCAAAGTGCCTAGTCCTACGGACAAATGTGTTTTGCCTGTCCCAGGTGGGCCCATTAGAATTAGGGTAAACATCTCTTCAATCCAATTTAAATCTTTTAATAATTTAAACTGTCTCTCGCCAATCGCATTTTGTTCTTCCAGTCGATAATCTGCCAGTGTTTTTGGATAGGGAAAGTCTGCCCATTGCATTAGTCGATGAATGGTCTTTTTTTCTCTGCACACCATTTCATGGGTAAGGAGTTCATTAATAAACTCGTGATAAGTCCAACTGCCCGATTCTGCATTACGCAAAAGAGCGGGAAGCTCTTTTGCGGTTTCAGCGAGTCTCAAGGTTCTACATTTTTCTTGTAATAGTTCAATAGGAGAGGTCATGACCTTTTACCCCCAGATAATAAATCGGTGTAGTAATCTTCTGATCGTTCTGCTGCCTTATATTCTTGATATTTTGGTGAATTGGTAATTACTTCTTTTACTTGCATCTGTGATTCTTTATGTAGCGTGAAAGCGACATCTCTGAAGTCATTAGCACTAATCATATGCAAAGTTTTCACAGTTTCCAGCGCTTCATTTATATGCTCTGGATGATTTCGAATGACCATTTGTAATACTTTCAACTGGTCTAATAAGTGTCTTGGATACTTCTTATTCAATTCATCTAAAAACCAACAAATCAATTCTTTATTAGAAAACCTAATCACAATTTCGTCTCTCAATAGCGTTTTCTTTGGACTTGGTTTCTTATGATGAGTTGGATCATAAACTAATTGTCCTTTCGAACTACAGAGTAAATGTCTCGCGATTAATTCTCCAGATGTCTGTAATCGAATATTTAGGTGGTCATCTGTGGTTACTTCTAAATATGCCATGTTTTTAGTTTTCGCATCGTACGTACCTGTAGGTACGGAATAACGATTGGATTCAAAGCGTATGACATTGTCCTTTTGAATTGTTCTTGTTATACTTTCTATTAGGGAATTCTCGAAAGAGAATTTTGAAGAGACTTTTCTTAAGTGCAGTTTTTCGACTGTATGCACTTCAGAAGGTCTTTTTTTTGTATTATGATGCACTTTGTAGTTTCCGGTTCTCTCAAGCCATTGAATGGCTTGTTGATTCCACAAATGGATGTCTTGAAACTCACGATTCTTCATGAAGTTATGCTTCACGAACTTGACGACTTGTTCTATTTTCCCTTTTGATTCGGGATCGCTTTTTCTACATAAATAAATAGAAAATTTTCTTAGTTTACGGTAATTATCAAATTCCTTGGTAAATAATAAGTCACCCGCATTTTCACTTACAGCTAGTAAAGCATCTTGGTCATATACCATTTCTTCAGGCATGCCTCCAAAAAACTCAAAAGCATTTTCATGACAGCGGACTAAATCTCTTGTATGGAAATGTCTATCTAAGAATTCAATGTACTTATACCTAGAATTGGATAATACAAACCCAATAAAATAAAGCCTTCTTCTCTTTCCGTCATTACAAGTCACCAAATCTTGACCGAAATCTACTTGTGCTTGAAAACCCATCGGACTATCCGGAACTGCTTCATAAACTCTTTGTTCAGACACTTTTGGTATATGATATGCAGCACGTAACTCATTCACATAATTCCTAGTAGTATTCTCCACAATATTATCTTCATTCAACCCCTGATTCTCTTTCAACCAGTCGTAGACCTGGGCACTACTCATATCAGGATATTTCTTCAACCATCCAACAATGACATCCCTGTAGGGATCCAACTTCTTTTTACGTGATTGTAAGGAGACTAAATAATCCTCAAATTCTTCAGATGTACTCTTTAGATATTTAGAAACGGTATTTCTTGAAATGTCCAACTTTCTCGCAATTGCCGACTTAGAAAAGCCCATTTCGGATAACTCGCAGATTTTCATATAAATCATGATTTTCTTCACTCCAGTTTCCTCACTTCCTTTTACAAGTTTAGTATAAAGGAAGTGAATTATTTAGAGGAAAACTGCTCAATCTTATTTGTGGAAAACTGCTCACTTTAGTTTATCGTTTACACAAATGATTCGAGTGTATCGTTTGACCGCTTATAAGGCGCGACTGTCTGTTGTTTAAACTCACCGTTTCGATCACGGGGAATTGTGATTTGTAGGTCACCATATTCCGTGTGTAGCGTTCGGTCATATGAACCATTACGTGAATTACCTGAATTAAAGCCGATTCGGTCGTATTTTTCATAATCTAAAAAAGCCGTCAGCTCCGTGGCGAGCAGCGCATTTACCGCTGTTTCTAAATGCGAACGAAAAACCTCGGTAATATCTTGTTTTTGTACTAGTGCTTGAACAATATCTGTTGTAAACTGAGTCATAGGGAAGACCTCTTTTCTAGGATTGGTTGTGGTGACTTAATTCTACCAAGAAAAGGTCTTCCTTTTT of the Sporosarcina sp. FSL K6-1508 genome contains:
- the istB gene encoding IS21-like element helper ATPase IstB codes for the protein MTSPIELLQEKCRTLRLAETAKELPALLRNAESGSWTYHEFINELLTHEMVCREKKTIHRLMQWADFPYPKTLADYRLEEQNAIGERQFKLLKDLNWIEEMFTLILMGPPGTGKTHLSVGLGTLAIEHGYQVTFVSMGELIYILKSSDYVSKSKTRYKRITTSDLIIIDDVMYMTVDPKEASLFFQFIYDMYDKTAFILTSNKGPNEWGKFLGDTSLTTAILDRLLHRSEVISFGEDEESMRMKYRKTLFPEVSAQT
- the istA gene encoding IS21 family transposase, with protein sequence MKKIMIYMKICELSEMGFSKSAIARKLDISRNTVSKYLKSTSEEFEDYLVSLQSRKKKLDPYRDVIVGWLKKYPDMSSAQVYDWLKENQGLNEDNIVENTTRNYVNELRAAYHIPKVSEQRVYEAVPDSPMGFQAQVDFGQDLVTCNDGKRRRLYFIGFVLSNSRYKYIEFLDRHFHTRDLVRCHENAFEFFGGMPEEMVYDQDALLAVSENAGDLLFTKEFDNYRKLRKFSIYLCRKSDPESKGKIEQVVKFVKHNFMKNREFQDIHLWNQQAIQWLERTGNYKVHHNTKKRPSEVHTVEKLHLRKVSSKFSFENSLIESITRTIQKDNVIRFESNRYSVPTGTYDAKTKNMAYLEVTTDDHLNIRLQTSGELIARHLLCSSKGQLVYDPTHHKKPSPKKTLLRDEIVIRFSNKELICWFLDELNKKYPRHLLDQLKVLQMVIRNHPEHINEALETVKTLHMISANDFRDVAFTLHKESQMQVKEVITNSPKYQEYKAAERSEDYYTDLLSGGKRS